TTAACAATTCAGAAAATGATCCTCTAATTGCACCTATGATTTTAGCCGAATTGGATACTGAGCTTTATGAATTTTAAGAATAGTTCTGGAATAAGTTTTTCTGACTTCACTTTTACCTTTTATAAAGTTCAGAAAGGCTAATAAGTCATCATTATCTTCATAAACATATTCCATCATCACATTAAATTTTCCTGTCACAGAAGCAATATAGCTGACTTTATCCATATTGATTAATAACTGTAGCGTGGAGTCATAAAACAATGGATCGACATCAAGTTCGAGGTAGACAACATTTTCATAATTCAACTTTCCTGTGTTAAGGAATGCACTAATTTTAATAATCTCTTCATCAAGAAGTCGCTTGACTCGATAACGAACTGTTGCTTCAGGTACACCTAGTTCGCGAGCAATATAGCTATAGGAAATACGTCCATCTGTTTGTAGGTACTCGGTAATTTGCATATCAAGATGATCAATTTCATGTTCTTCAATATCTGAAATATTATTATTTGAGTCAGCCACGTTTAGTTTCCTTATCAGTAAGTACAATTTATCCAAAGCCATTTTATTTCTACATCTTCATTAATTTAAATAAAATAACAACAACTAAAAACTTTGATTCTTGATGGCTTTAACTCAAATACACCATAGATATTAGTATAAACAATGCATGCATTCAAAAAAAATGAACTAACCACAGAAAACTCACATGGAGTAAATATTTCTATTGATAAACTAACAAAAAGGTTTCATAAGAGTATTTTGTATCAAGATTTCGCTCTTGAGATTCCAAGTAGTCAAATCACCTGCATCTTTGGTCCAAATGGCTGTGGTAAATCAACTCTACTCAACCTGATCGCAGGGTTAATTCCATCTGACTCTGGTCAGATTTTGTTCGGAGGCAGAGTACGGAGTGACATCAAAATTGGATACGTTTTTCAAAACTATCGCGATGCCCTGTTTCCTTGGTTACGCGCCATTGACAACATCAAATATCCACTTACGAGTGCAGGTATATCTAATATTCAGTGCCGATTACGAACAGAAGAATTAATTCATCAATTCAACGTTCAATTCGATTTAAATCGCTATCCTTACGAATTGTCAGGAGGGCAGCAACAACTTGTTTCAATTATGCGATCGCTAGCAATAAATCCAAACATTTTGTTTTTAGATGAACCCTTTTCTGCGCTTGATTATGAGGCAACGTTGTCTATTCGAGATAAGTTACAGGAGGTGTTTGTAAAAACTGGAGTCACAATCGTTGTTATGAAGAAGTAGCTCTGTTAATAGAAAGAGTTAATGGAGCGAGACTATTAAGTGACCAAAAAATCGGACAAATAGTAAGTAAAAAAGCTCTACAATTTAGTCAAGAGATTTATGAAACTACGAGAATAACTCTAGATGAAAGTAACCAAAATGTAGTGAGAGTAAATCCCAGAGTAAATATTTATGAGCCAGAAACAAAGGAAATTCTTTTATTTGATGATGGAATTCAAGTAAAAGGGCAGAAAGAACAAAGACAAGCAAAAAACAATATGGGTACGGAAGTTAAGAACCTGAGTGCTTCTGTAAGCAAAACTTCAGCCCTCATGACAGATATTGTATTATTGCAAAAATCAACTGGAGAATTTGAATACATAGCTGCTCCGATTAATGCCAGCGGTGAAGATTTACTCACCTTAGCCAGTGTCGTCAAAGCTAGAGTTATTCAAGAGTATGGAAGCAAAACTTTCCCATTGAATTTAGTAGCAATTACCGATGGAGCCAGAACTATTCGTCATCGGCTTCTTACCATTTTTGGTGTAGCAGTTACCATAATTTTAGATTGGTATCATCTGTGCAAGAAGCTGCGAGAATTGATGTCAATGATTGCTGTCAACAAACTCGAAAAAGTCAAGCATCTAAAGTTTTTACTCTCACATCTATGGCAGGGCAATACTACTATTGCTCTTGAATATTTGAAGCACCAGGTTCAGGCTAGAAATCTAGATAAGTGGAACGAGTTGACTGGCTATTTGGAAAAACATCAACACGAAATTATCAATTACGAACGTCGTAGCCAAGCTGGTAAAACTATTGGTAGCGGACGAATTGAGAAGGGAGTAGACTTGACCGTTGGCTCTCGCCAAAAGAACAAAGGAATGAGTTGGAGTCGCTTAGGTAGTAGAGCCTTAAGTCTACTTAAGGTGGCTGAGCTTAACGGTCAGTGGCAGCAATTGTGGTTCCCCGCAAGGACTGCTTAATCAACGAATAATTTGCAGCTTGAAATTTTTTCATCCTATAGAGGGTCTGAAATAGCTCTTATGGTTCTTCCTTCACTTGCTGAGAGTTGTCCGGTTCTAAAGAATTGTTAATTAAGCTATAGGGTTGACTGAAAGCAGGCGGCTATGGTACTTATGTGGTAAGCATCACAATCTTAGCATTTTTCTTGATTACTACTTTTATTCCACAGGTAGCTGCAGGATGCTCGGCTAATGGCAGTGGTGCGGTAAGAACGAGCAGGTGAGTTGTGCGGGTAGGCATTACTTATTGAAACATGGCTTTTAGCAAACTAGTTTCTAATATGTAATTTTCTCACGAGTCGCGACGGGCGATCGCACAATTGTTTCTACTCGCGCTCAAACACGAACAGGTTGCCTGTCACCCCACGCCCGATTCTAATTTCTTAGTCTAGGAGTATCAATGGCGCGAGTAATTTGAATATTGACACAATATATGAATATGGGTAGTAGCTTTGAGCGTACAGTTGCCTACCAATAGTACTACTAAGCGGCAGTAGAGCGCTTAAACGATTTCTCATACTTCTGTTGTTTGAACAAGTTTTTCGCTGTCCTTCCGCAGCTATTCACAAATAGACCATCAAAAGTGCCTCCTACAACACCTCCCACTAGAGGCACCATCTTCATAAGATTGACTACACCTTTCTCACCAGCCTTTGTGACTAGTCGAAAACCAATCTTCTTATTAATTTCAATCAGAACCTTACCAGGTATCTGCTTGATCAGGTTTTGACACAGCTTTGTACCAATTGTGATAGGGTACATCTAATCGTTGGGGGAGTACAAAGTCAAACCTAGCGATTTTTCAGAAAATAAAATGATAAATAAAAATGGAGCCGTTGACAGCTAACGAAGCGTCAATTAGGTTGGTTATCAATCAAAATTGTCGTAGCTGCTTTTAACCTGATTCTGTCACTACTATGCCCGTACAACCGTCGCTCTACAAAGGCTCCATCCAGCAGCATTAATAGGTGTGCGCCCAATTCTTTAGGCTTTGCCACTCCAGCCTGCTTTGCTAATTCAACAAATCGCTCACGCAATTTATTTTTATGGGCAAGAGCGACCTGATGACCAGGATAATCTAGTGTTGGAAACTCTGTGATAGTAATTAAAAATGGACAGCCATAACAGTCTGGCTGTGCAATTAAATTTTCTACCCACTCAAAGATTGCTACCAGTTTTGCTTTCGGATTATCCGGCGCTTGATTGACTGCAACCTCAATACACTCCCAGAAGCGGCGATCTCTATCTTTCAAATATTCCACGACTAAATCATCTTTAGAGGGAAAGTAGCGGTAGAGGGTCGTTTTTGCTACACCAGATTGGGCAATGATGGTATCAACTCCGGTCGTATGAATGCCGTCTCGGTAGAAGAGTTCGTCCGCGACTTTTAAAATTTGATTGCGTAATGACATGTTGGGTGTATTATTTAGCTCCTTTGATTTGTTCGCTTTCGGCATTGATTGCTTTGCTCTAGTTAGTAAGCTCTATTGACATACTACAGACCTGTCTGTTACTATTCAACTAATTAGCAATACAGACCTGTCTGTAACAAATAGAAGTAGAGTTTGAAAAACTATGAAAATCGGAATTATTGGCAGTGGTAATATGGGAAGATCGCTCGGCATTCTCTGGGCAGAACAAGGACATGAGGTATTTTTTGGTTCTCGCACAACTAAAAAAGGTAAGGAAGTCGCAGAGATTGCAGGTCAGACAACTCAAGGGGGTTCAAATGATGAAGCGGCGGCATTTGGAGATGTATTGCTGTATACCGTGCGTGGTGTGCATCCCGCAGAGGTGTTCTCATCAACCAGCGTTATAGATAATAAAATTCTGATTGATTGTAATAATCAGGAAATTTCGGAGAACTTTGACTATCCAGCAATTACGCAATCGTTGGCTGAGAAACTCGCTGCCGAAGTTCCCAACGCAAAGGTAGTTAAAGCCTTCAACACAATGGCACAAGAATTGTTTGAACTAGCTCCTATCCCACTCAAAAATTACAACGTTTCAGTATTTGTTGCAGGTGATGATGAGTCGGCAAAACAAACGGTGATTCAGCTTGTTCAGGAAATTGGCTTTCAGGCGATAAATTGTGGCGAGTTGCGACACGCTCGGTTAATTGAGAGTGCAGGAGACCTGATCCGCCTATTGATGATTCAACAACAGATGGGGTCATACGCAACTATCTCTGTCCGTTCCCTACCGCCTGCCGAAACGCAACGTTTAGGAGGACGACAAGCTTCAAATTTGAAGTAAGTCAAAGGAACCGTATCAGCTTTAGTTTTAGAGGCAGCATTATGTTTCAAGGTTTAGCGAATAAGAAAGTTGTCGTAATTGGCGCAAGTTCAGGCATAGGTTTAGCAGTTGCTAGAAAAACCGCTAAACTTGAAGCGCACGTCGTGATGTCAAGCCGTTCCATAGACAAATTAAACCAAGCAATGGCATCCGTTTCAGGTCAAGTTGAAGCCATCTCTGCTGATATCTTGAATGAAGCGTCAATCAATTCGCTGTTCGAGCAGGTTGGAAAATTTGACCATTTAGTAGTGACGGCTGTGGCAGATGAAAATTTGCTGCGTTCACCTTTAGCAGAAATGACGGCTGTGTTGCAAAAACTAGTGGGTGGTAAGGTAAATAGTCCAAACCTTGCCTTCTGCGCCTCTGATGTCTACTCAGACTCTGTTTAAGTGGCGGCACTTTTTGCCCGAAATCATCCTGCTCAATGTTCGCTGGTATTGCCGTTACTCTCTCAGCTACCGAGATTTAGAGGAGATGATGCAGGAACGAGGGTAGAGGTGGATCACTCGACGATTAACCGATGGGTGTTGAAATATGCACCAGAACTAGACAAACGTATTCGACGGCATCTAAAACCGACAAACGATTCTTGGAGGGTGGACGAAACGTATATCAAGGTCAAGGACGTGTGGAAGTATCTATATCGTGCTGTCGATTCGGAAGGCAATACCCTCGACTTTATGTTGAGTGCAAAGCGGGATGGCAAGGCAGCGGCACGATTCTTTCGCAAGGTTTTGAAGGGTCAGCACACCCAGGTTCCACGGGTCATTACCGTTGATAAAAATGCGGCTTATCCCGTCGCGGTCGAGACGTTGAGAGGTGATGAAATGATTGACAAGGAGACCCAATTGAGGCAGAGCAAATATTTGAATAATGTCGTTGAGCAGGATCATCGGAACATTAAGCGGAGCGTGAGACCGATGATGGGGTTCAAGTCGTTCAATAGTGCGAGGAGAACCCTGAGCGGAATTGAAGCGATGAACATGATCAGAAAAGGACAAGTGAACGGAGTCGATCGAGGGGACAGTGTATCTCAAGCAAGATTTATTGAATCAATCTTTGAAATTGCTGCATAAAACAATATGAATGATGCCGATCATTCATCATTAAAAATTCTTGCGACAGAACCCCAAATAAGGTATATTAGGTTATGGTTGATAAACTGATTTATTGGCTCGGCTCCTCTAAAGATGACGTTTCTGATTTCCCCGAGGAGGCACGTCGTAAAGCTGGTTTTCAACTTCGAGCCGTTCAGCGCCGTCTAAGACCCACTGACTTCAAACCTATGCCTGCCGTTGGTAAAGGAGTAGAGGAAATCCGCATTCATACAGAGGACAGCTACCGCATCTTCTATGTTGCTAGATTCGAGGAAGCAGTCTATGTCTTGCACGCTTTTCAGAAAAAGACACAGAAGACTTCAAGGCAGGATATTCAAATCGGACAGCAACGCTACAAGCAGATGCTTCAGTATCGGCAACAGCAAGAGGACAAACAGAGTAATGAAGGCAGATAAGTCAATTGATGTCAGCCTCGGCAGCGACAATATATTTGCAGACTTAGGTTTCGATACTGAGGAAGCAACCAACCTTAAAGTTCGAGCTGATTTGATGCTGGATTTGAGGAACTATATTGAGTTACAAGGCTGGACACAGGAGCAGGCAGCAGCTTTTTTTGGGGAAACTCAGCCGCGCATTAGTAACTTAATCAACGGAGAAATTAGCCGCTTTAGTGTTGATAAGCTGCTCAATATGCTCGGACGCGCCGGAATGCAGGTAAGAGTTGAGGTTCTACCAAAAGCGGTTTGAGAGCAAGTGTTGAAGGTCTGGCACTTTTGCGTAAGGCATAGATTCCCAGGAGGCGATTACCCTAATAGAAGATGAATCTCCAATAGATGTGGTTTGAATCAAAAGCCAGGGTTGTACATTGCATGATTTCCACTTAGTCTGCATACAACATCCCCATCCTCCAGTCGTAATACCTACCTCGACTTCCAACTTAATTCTGACTTGGCAGGCAAGCAGTTACATACGTTTTCTCGGTAAAAAGCAGCAAAACCCAAGAGTTGATAAAAGTTATGCCGTCTCCCAGATTTAATCCCAGCTTGCCCCCAAGATTTCACGAGATGGACGAATATGCCTTCCAGGAGATGTGTCGGGATTTGTTTGCCAAAGAATCTGGAATTAGAACGTGTGATATCTACGGCGCTAGGGGGCAAAGTCAAAAGGGAATAGATTTATTAGCGCGGTGTGATGACATCACCTATACCGAGGTAGGACAATGCAAATGCTACGAGGATTTCCCTCCTCGTAAAATTAAAGAAGCATCAGATGAATTTTTTGCTCATCTTGATTATTGGCAGCAGCGTAATGTCAGACGCTTCATTCTTTTTGTTGCTTGTGGATTAGAAAACACGCAGCGTCAAGATGAAATTGATAGGCAGATTCAACGTTTTGCAAATTTTCGCATCCTATATGAAGCTTGGGAAGCCAGAACACTGCGTCAGAAGCTCTCACCTCATCCTGATCTTGTATATCGCTATCTACAATCACACGACTTAGTTGAAATAATCTGTGGTCCCCAGTCCCAAACTACTTCTATAAGTTCTAGAGGCTCAGAACTTACAATTGGTATTTTATCCTCGAAAATCGAGAGCTTATCATCCGACCTATCAAAGGCAAAAGCTCGATGTTTGGAGGAGTACCGTGAACTATATCATCAAGGAAAATTAGGTGAGGCTTATGACCGTATTGTTTCGCTGAGAAACGATGACAACTGGGAAGTTTTTGAGAAGCCCTTACAGTCAAAGATTCTCCAAGCTCTTGCAGGTTATGCAATCAGCGTTGAGCAGGATACTGATAAAACACGCTCCTTGGCGGATCAAGCTCTTGACCTTGATCCAGAAGAAGGCAAAGGAGACAATGCACTGTTACAAGTTCTGATCAGCTATTACTCTGAGAGTGCAGAAGTTGCTCTTAAGTTGATTAATAATCCATCAACGATCAACCTTTTTAATCTTAAATTATCATTGCTGTTGCAACTTGGCCGCACAGATGAAATTGTTTCTGCACTGCAAGACCTACCTCAAGATTTAGCGGTAGATGCTGAAACTCATCGCATCTATGCTCTAGCACTTCTAAAGCAAGGGGATATTGCCAGTGCAAAAGTCAAAATTCAGAAGGCATCCTACGAGAAACCTGATTGGGAGACGATTCGAGCAACTAAGGCAACTATTAACTACTTCAGCACTCTCGCGCCCGTTGTACCTTACCAGTTAACCATCTACCCTCAACCAGTTGAATGGTCACTGATCAAACGAGATGATGAAAGCTCGCAACGTTTACGTGAAGCAGCAAACGAGTTCCAACATCTCGCATCCCAAACTGAACGGGGCGAACAACAACGCAACTATTGGAAAATTTGGCATTTGGCTTGCTTGGCAAATGATATCGAGCAGCAATTAGAGGCGCGAGAACTGTGTTCTGAATTACTCGTCGAAGACCCAACAAATTATCAAGCAATTATTTGGAGGACTGTCCGCAACTACGAAATTGATTTATCTCCAAGCCAGCAAGCTTTAGAAGCTTTATTACATGAGGGAAACACAGATTTGGAGCATATTATTGCTTTACTGGCAATATATCTGTATCTAGAAACTCCAAAAGATGCCCTAGAACTTTTAAAGCACACAAGGGAAGTTTTCGCACAAGCTGAATATCAAGAAACTTGGTTCTTCTGGTATGTACAAGCTCTAGTATTGAATGGTGAGATAGAAAATGCGCTTAGAGAAGCAGAAGCATTTAATACCCCTGCGATTCGTCGAAGCATTCAAGTAAGTATTTTACGAGAACAGGCAAGAGTCAATGGAAACTGGCAAGCACTTGCCAAGTGTTTGGAGTCGTGTTGGCAGGAGAGTGGGAATGCCCAATACCTATTAGAGCTATGTCAACTTCAGGCTAGTTTACAAGATTGGGTATATGTTGCAGATAGGTCTGATGACTTAGTGAACTTGATAGGCACACCAGATGCCCTCAGTCTTGCAGCACAATGTGCTTCGCAGGCTGGTCGCGCTGAACTGTCTTTTCAGTTATTAAGTAAATATCACCAGCTTTTTCCTGGCGGAGTTTTGCCACCCGAATTGCGCCAATTAAAAGCTTACTGTCAAGCGCAATTAGGGTTTATTTCACAAGCGGTTGCTGAGGCAGAAGAATTAGTGAGATCGCACGAAACAGTGGATACGCTCACAACTTTAATGGATCTCCAATTAACTCAGGGAGACCTCCGAGGAGCGGCAATCACTGCATCTCGCCTTTTAAGGCAGGAAAATGTTCATCCAATACCTTTATTACGGGCTGCACGCTGTTTATTGTCAGAAGATCGAAATTTAGCTTGTGAATTATGGAGACGAGCAGTAGCCCTAGAAATCACACCAGACATTCTGGGTGAAGTAATCACTTTAGGATTTAACCTGAGACTCGAACCTGAAGTTGAACCGTTTGTTCATCAAGCTAGAATACTCGCCATCACTGGAGAAAGTCCATTCCAGGCTGTTAGAATACATGAGCTTTTGGAGATGCAGCGAGATAGCGCAGAGCGTGCTCAGGAAATCAGTCAACAATATGACAATTCAGAACTTCCGATTCATTTGATTCTTCAAGCTCAGAGACTTTCTCTTACGAACATTTTTCATGTTTTGCCAGAGGCAAATGCCAGTGATCCAAATCCCCAGTTCCAAGCAGCTATTTTAGCTCGATATGGTGGTCGTCCTTTTCCACAGGGTTTTGCAGATTCAAGTACACAGTGGCGGCTACATCTTGATATTTCAGCGTTCTTGCTAGCTGCTCATCTTGGAATTTTGGATGCTGTAGAGCGCCGATTTAGCCCAGTTAGGATTTCGCAGTCGCTGCCAAAAGCTCTTTTGCAAGAATTTGAATATTTTCTACACCATCAGCCTTCCCGCTTGGATGCTCATCGTGAAATTATACGATGGCATCAAGCTGGACGACTACAGGAATTGACAGGGTCTTTATTACAAAGCTCCACAGAGTTAGTTGAGCAATTGAGTGACCAGTCAGCAATTTTGCTAGAGCAAGCTCGTGTAACGGATGGTTTTGTAGTTGAGTTCTTGCCATTGAAGAGACTAAATGCCGATGGTAGTATGCAACCAGTTGTTCTGGATGAAGCCGATCAACGACGAATAATCAACTGCCGTGCGCTGGTTGAGGTACTGGAAGCAGAGGGAATTTTATCCAAAAGCACGTATGAAGCAACACTGGCTGCCCTTGGCGATCAAGCGTATGCAGATGTACCGCCACAGTTACCAGATCTAAATGCTTCGATATTCCTCAACTCTGAATTGGCACTGCTTCTAGCTGGATCAGATCTGTTAGCAAAAGTGTGTCGCTATTTTCGTGTCTTTGTGACCCACCAGTGCATCCGTGAGGCACAAGCCGCGATTAGTAAAGGTGAGCATTCGGCTAAGGTGGTGGATTGGCTGAGGGCGCTTACTCAACGGGTAGCGACCGGATTAGAGCAAGGCAAGTATGAAATGATCGCAAT
This portion of the Gloeocapsopsis dulcis genome encodes:
- a CDS encoding Lrp/AsnC family transcriptional regulator → MADSNNNISDIEEHEIDHLDMQITEYLQTDGRISYSYIARELGVPEATVRYRVKRLLDEEIIKISAFLNTGKLNYENVVYLELDVDPLFYDSTLQLLINMDKVSYIASVTGKFNVMMEYVYEDNDDLLAFLNFIKGKSEVRKTYSRTILKIHKAQYPIRLKS
- a CDS encoding TetR/AcrR family transcriptional regulator, with the protein product MPKANKSKELNNTPNMSLRNQILKVADELFYRDGIHTTGVDTIIAQSGVAKTTLYRYFPSKDDLVVEYLKDRDRRFWECIEVAVNQAPDNPKAKLVAIFEWVENLIAQPDCYGCPFLITITEFPTLDYPGHQVALAHKNKLRERFVELAKQAGVAKPKELGAHLLMLLDGAFVERRLYGHSSDRIRLKAATTILIDNQPN
- a CDS encoding NADPH-dependent F420 reductase, whose amino-acid sequence is MKIGIIGSGNMGRSLGILWAEQGHEVFFGSRTTKKGKEVAEIAGQTTQGGSNDEAAAFGDVLLYTVRGVHPAEVFSSTSVIDNKILIDCNNQEISENFDYPAITQSLAEKLAAEVPNAKVVKAFNTMAQELFELAPIPLKNYNVSVFVAGDDESAKQTVIQLVQEIGFQAINCGELRHARLIESAGDLIRLLMIQQQMGSYATISVRSLPPAETQRLGGRQASNLK
- a CDS encoding SDR family NAD(P)-dependent oxidoreductase, which encodes MFQGLANKKVVVIGASSGIGLAVARKTAKLEAHVVMSSRSIDKLNQAMASVSGQVEAISADILNEASINSLFEQVGKFDHLVVTAVADENLLRSPLAEMTAVLQKLVGGKVNSPNLAFCASDVYSDSV
- a CDS encoding IS6 family transposase (programmed frameshift), which encodes MSTQTLFKWRHFLPEIILLNVRWYCRYSLSYRDLEEMMQERGLEVDHSTINRWVLKYAPELDKRIRRHLKPTNDSWRVDETYIKVKDVWKYLYRAVDSEGNTLDFMLSAKRDGKAAARFFRKVLKGQHTQVPRVITVDKNAAYPVAVETLRGDEMIDKETQLRQSKYLNNVVEQDHRNIKRSVRPMMGFKSFNSARRTLSGIEAMNMIRKGQVNGVDRGDSVSQARFIESIFEIAA
- a CDS encoding type II toxin-antitoxin system RelE/ParE family toxin, which codes for MVDKLIYWLGSSKDDVSDFPEEARRKAGFQLRAVQRRLRPTDFKPMPAVGKGVEEIRIHTEDSYRIFYVARFEEAVYVLHAFQKKTQKTSRQDIQIGQQRYKQMLQYRQQQEDKQSNEGR
- a CDS encoding helix-turn-helix domain-containing protein, whose protein sequence is MKADKSIDVSLGSDNIFADLGFDTEEATNLKVRADLMLDLRNYIELQGWTQEQAAAFFGETQPRISNLINGEISRFSVDKLLNMLGRAGMQVRVEVLPKAV